From a region of the Listeria monocytogenes ATCC 19117 genome:
- a CDS encoding HAD family hydrolase codes for MLKAIVMDFDGIVIDTEVVWYEIFKEWFKTKQNYDLSIEEFLQCVGSNVDDLFRELNRTEQMDINRQDFEAETQATFIENSKSLPAKEGVESFIRELKERGLKLALATSSQRPKPLYHLERLGLLGYFDAIITAEDVTRIKPDPDLFLEALRALDVKPSEALIVEDSRNGLLAGNSAGVNVLVIPNEVTKHSDLTPNYLERESLAEVDLTEIMAEYNK; via the coding sequence ATGTTAAAAGCGATTGTGATGGACTTTGACGGAATTGTTATTGATACAGAAGTAGTTTGGTATGAAATTTTTAAAGAATGGTTTAAAACGAAGCAGAATTATGACCTTTCTATCGAGGAGTTTTTGCAGTGCGTTGGGTCAAATGTGGACGATTTGTTTCGCGAACTCAACCGGACAGAGCAAATGGATATTAATCGACAAGACTTCGAAGCAGAAACACAAGCAACGTTTATTGAAAACAGTAAAAGTTTACCGGCCAAAGAAGGCGTGGAAAGCTTTATTCGTGAATTAAAAGAACGTGGATTAAAATTAGCACTTGCGACCTCATCGCAGCGACCAAAACCACTCTATCATTTGGAACGACTAGGCTTGCTCGGATATTTTGATGCGATTATTACGGCGGAGGATGTTACGCGAATCAAGCCGGATCCGGACTTGTTTTTAGAAGCTTTGAGAGCACTGGATGTTAAGCCATCGGAGGCTCTTATCGTAGAAGACTCGCGAAATGGCCTTTTGGCGGGAAATAGTGCGGGTGTCAATGTTCTTGTCATTCCAAATGAAGTAACAAAACATAGTGATTTAACCCCGAACTATTTGGAGCGAGAGTCGCTGGCGGAGGTAGATTTAACAGAAATAATGGCTGAATATAATAAATAA
- a CDS encoding PTS mannitol transporter subunit IICB, translated as MSIRVHVQKFGSKLSGMVIPNLGAFMAWGILTAIGVATGSEMLKGFIAPMLNYLLPLLIAFAGGRAVHGYRGGVIGTVATMGAIISSDITMFIGAMIMGPLAAWVLKKFDERIDGKIPAGFELLVNNFSIGIIGAGLALFSYVAIAPMVEAVTKVLASGVDVLINNHLLPLTALIIEPAKVLFLNNAIGQGILSPLATLQLAETGKSVLYLLESNPGPGLGILLGYMFFGKGNSKASSYGASVIHLFGGIHEIYFPFVLMNPILILPLILGGMTGTFILTMTNAGLVGVASPGSIITIMMMAAPGDHIKILIAVLCAALVTFITAIPFIKRMGNKDSELQDAAKKMESLKGKKSSISSVFEATVDDFNFKNVKRIAYACDAGLGSSAMGATVLQKKIKNAGLEDIKVFHIAIHELPTECDVVVTHKSLIDRAKEKQPDAYYVEITDYLGAPEYQELIDKIVADREQKN; from the coding sequence ATGTCTATTCGGGTACATGTACAAAAGTTTGGGAGTAAGCTAAGTGGTATGGTCATTCCGAATTTGGGAGCTTTTATGGCTTGGGGTATTTTAACGGCAATTGGGGTGGCTACAGGCTCTGAGATGTTAAAAGGGTTCATCGCACCAATGCTAAATTACTTGTTACCACTTCTTATTGCCTTTGCTGGAGGTCGAGCGGTTCACGGTTACCGAGGCGGAGTTATTGGTACCGTTGCAACAATGGGTGCAATTATTAGTTCGGATATAACCATGTTTATCGGCGCAATGATAATGGGCCCGCTCGCTGCTTGGGTACTTAAAAAATTTGATGAACGTATTGATGGAAAAATTCCAGCTGGGTTTGAACTATTAGTTAACAACTTTTCGATTGGGATAATTGGAGCGGGATTAGCACTATTTTCTTATGTGGCGATTGCTCCAATGGTCGAAGCTGTAACAAAAGTATTAGCAAGTGGCGTGGATGTATTAATCAATAATCATTTGCTCCCACTAACGGCTTTAATTATTGAGCCGGCCAAGGTCTTATTCTTAAACAATGCGATCGGTCAAGGTATTCTAAGTCCACTAGCCACCTTGCAACTCGCAGAAACAGGGAAATCAGTGCTTTACTTACTAGAATCAAACCCTGGACCAGGACTTGGAATTTTGCTTGGCTATATGTTCTTTGGTAAAGGAAACTCCAAAGCATCTTCCTACGGGGCAAGTGTTATTCACCTATTTGGTGGTATTCACGAAATTTACTTCCCATTCGTTTTAATGAATCCAATTCTTATTTTACCGCTAATTCTTGGTGGTATGACAGGAACATTTATTTTAACAATGACAAATGCGGGACTTGTTGGTGTGGCTTCTCCTGGTAGTATTATTACAATCATGATGATGGCAGCACCCGGCGATCACATTAAGATCCTTATTGCGGTGCTATGTGCGGCACTTGTTACATTCATTACTGCCATTCCATTTATTAAACGCATGGGTAACAAAGACTCTGAACTACAAGATGCAGCGAAGAAAATGGAAAGCCTTAAAGGCAAAAAGAGCAGTATTTCCTCCGTTTTCGAAGCTACAGTAGATGATTTTAATTTTAAAAATGTTAAAAGAATCGCTTATGCCTGTGATGCGGGACTTGGATCTAGTGCGATGGGCGCGACCGTACTACAGAAAAAAATCAAAAATGCTGGCTTAGAGGATATTAAAGTGTTCCATATCGCCATCCACGAATTGCCGACCGAATGCGATGTAGTCGTGACGCATAAATCCCTTATCGACCGAGCCAAAGAAAAGCAACCAGATGCGTATTATGTAGAAATAACGGATTACCTCGGCGCACCAGAATATCAAGAACTGATAGATAAAATAGTTGCAGACCGAGAACAAAAGAATTAA
- a CDS encoding Gfo/Idh/MocA family protein, protein MTKQIKVGVIGVGQMGQYHAEIYQKLPQVELVAICEYNDERRAEMAEKFQCKAYKDYHELLANTEIEAVSIVLPDNMHRDCVEEAVKYKKHILLEKPLAKELEDGKAMYELTKDYDKVFTVGFLLRFDPRFNMIKQRLDNGELGDIIHLYCRRNSPITGPKRYIGASDLSMHVMIHDIDYINWYMDSEPVKVIAKSRSVLLKEYGMNDVIYAIVTYENGAIACLEACWVLPENSPTIIDDKLELVGTKGVAYVDSCDHGVRFVSEKGVSYPDSRHWYYTNGEVSGDLAEEVMAFINNVANNTKSIITPKEAYDSLRVVDAIERSIAEGKEVSL, encoded by the coding sequence ATGACAAAGCAAATCAAAGTTGGCGTAATTGGCGTTGGACAAATGGGGCAGTATCATGCAGAAATTTACCAAAAGCTTCCGCAAGTAGAGTTAGTAGCAATTTGTGAGTACAACGATGAAAGACGCGCCGAAATGGCAGAAAAATTTCAGTGTAAAGCATACAAAGACTACCACGAACTTCTAGCAAATACGGAGATTGAAGCTGTGAGCATTGTTTTACCTGATAATATGCACCGTGATTGCGTGGAAGAAGCTGTAAAATACAAAAAACACATTTTACTCGAAAAACCACTCGCAAAAGAACTGGAAGACGGCAAAGCAATGTATGAACTGACCAAAGACTACGACAAAGTGTTTACAGTTGGCTTTTTACTCAGATTTGATCCTCGTTTTAATATGATTAAACAGCGCCTCGATAATGGCGAATTGGGTGATATTATTCATCTTTATTGTCGTCGTAACAGTCCAATTACCGGGCCAAAGCGTTACATAGGTGCTTCTGATTTAAGTATGCACGTAATGATTCACGATATTGATTATATTAACTGGTACATGGATAGCGAGCCAGTCAAAGTTATTGCCAAAAGTCGCAGTGTTTTACTTAAAGAATACGGCATGAATGATGTGATTTATGCCATTGTTACGTACGAAAATGGCGCAATTGCTTGCCTGGAAGCTTGCTGGGTCTTGCCAGAAAATTCGCCAACCATCATTGACGACAAACTTGAATTAGTCGGAACAAAAGGCGTAGCATATGTAGACTCTTGCGACCACGGTGTTCGTTTTGTTAGTGAAAAAGGGGTATCTTATCCGGATTCAAGACATTGGTATTACACAAATGGCGAAGTTTCCGGCGATTTAGCTGAGGAAGTAATGGCATTTATTAATAACGTGGCGAATAACACAAAATCAATTATTACACCAAAAGAAGCGTATGATTCCTTACGAGTAGTAGATGCGATTGAACGTTCCATTGCTGAAGGAAAAGAAGTATCACTATAA
- a CDS encoding N-acetylmannosamine-6-phosphate 2-epimerase has translation MGNSVMEKIKGGLVVSCQALEDEPLHSAFIMSKMALAAVQGGAVGIRANTAKDIRAIQSEIDVPIIGIYKKDYDDSDVFITPTLEEVREICETGVEIVAMDATTRKRPHNEDLKDILSAIRKEFPNTLFMADTGSIEDVYYADSLGFDLIGTTLYGYTEETANKNISDDDFSHLKEVLKSTKRPVIAEGKIDSPSKARQVLTLGCYAVVVGGAVTRPQEITTRFTNEIKKI, from the coding sequence GTGGGCAATTCTGTTATGGAAAAAATCAAAGGCGGGTTAGTGGTTTCCTGCCAAGCTTTAGAAGACGAACCACTTCATAGTGCATTTATTATGTCGAAAATGGCTCTGGCCGCAGTTCAAGGTGGTGCTGTTGGTATCCGAGCAAATACCGCAAAAGATATTAGGGCAATTCAAAGTGAGATCGACGTCCCCATTATCGGTATTTACAAAAAAGACTACGATGATTCGGACGTATTTATCACACCAACCTTAGAAGAAGTCAGAGAAATATGTGAAACGGGAGTAGAAATTGTTGCGATGGATGCAACAACGAGAAAAAGACCACATAACGAAGACCTCAAAGACATACTAAGTGCCATTCGAAAAGAGTTTCCAAACACGCTTTTCATGGCAGACACAGGTAGTATTGAAGACGTTTATTACGCTGATTCCCTCGGTTTTGACTTAATTGGCACGACACTTTACGGCTACACCGAAGAAACAGCGAATAAAAATATCAGCGACGACGATTTCTCCCATTTGAAAGAAGTTTTGAAAAGTACGAAGCGCCCAGTGATTGCAGAAGGGAAAATCGATTCGCCTAGTAAAGCACGACAAGTTCTTACGTTAGGTTGTTATGCCGTTGTTGTTGGCGGCGCAGTAACTCGGCCACAGGAAATAACCACCCGCTTTACAAATGAAATTAAAAAAATCTAA
- the rsmG gene encoding 16S rRNA (guanine(527)-N(7))-methyltransferase RsmG, whose product MNPEQFQTALAEKGIELSDTQLKQFHDYFEMLVEWNEKMNLTAITDEKEVYLKHFYDSISAAFYVDFTKFDTICDVGAGAGFPSLPIKICFPHLKVSIVDSLKKRMTFLDALAEKLGLTDVHFYHDRAETFGQNKAHREKYDLVTARAVARMSVLSELCMPLVKKGGSFLVMKAAQAEQELQTAEKAIKLFGGKVEEHFSFSLPVEESERNIYVITKTKETPNKYPRKPGTPNKLPIE is encoded by the coding sequence ATGAATCCAGAGCAATTCCAAACAGCACTTGCTGAAAAAGGAATAGAATTAAGCGACACGCAACTAAAACAATTCCACGATTACTTCGAAATGTTAGTAGAATGGAATGAAAAAATGAATTTAACAGCTATTACTGATGAAAAAGAAGTGTATTTAAAGCACTTTTACGATTCTATCTCTGCCGCGTTTTATGTAGACTTTACTAAGTTCGATACGATTTGTGATGTCGGGGCTGGCGCTGGTTTTCCAAGTCTCCCAATTAAAATCTGCTTCCCGCATCTAAAAGTAAGCATCGTAGACTCCTTGAAAAAACGTATGACTTTCCTTGATGCACTAGCAGAAAAATTAGGCCTAACGGATGTGCATTTTTATCATGATCGCGCTGAAACATTTGGTCAAAACAAAGCGCACCGCGAAAAATACGACCTTGTAACCGCACGTGCCGTAGCAAGAATGAGCGTATTATCCGAACTGTGCATGCCACTTGTCAAAAAAGGCGGTTCGTTCCTAGTAATGAAAGCAGCCCAAGCCGAGCAAGAGCTGCAAACAGCCGAAAAAGCCATCAAACTATTCGGCGGAAAAGTCGAGGAACACTTCTCTTTCTCCCTACCAGTAGAAGAAAGCGAGCGCAATATCTACGTCATCACGAAAACAAAAGAAACCCCCAACAAATATCCACGCAAACCCGGAACACCCAACAAATTACCAATCGAATAA
- a CDS encoding Mbeg1-like protein has protein sequence MGHVNTDQERVELAKKEYSKLELKQEVNISISNREKKIGNVSQTINNKAAGQQTYIITEKYTPPTASHIERSKVKEVTVLYRGSTAPTLASGLTPFHKDSLDVWTDWGVNDIPTAIQITNGGGSTVTPQLKTSAETLKQTMKLYPNAQIYVYGHSLGSMNAQYAIADLDKKDIKRISGGFFYQGPNIYSNLTPKQQDTVKAINALDRLFNFIDRKDYVPIGYGIGDPTIGHLIEVESKKAGMVEQHMWGGYQFDKEGNILTNKEGSLQLAKYVTAQQLAAINIMRTSFTKSGGGLSSSEEIFLDAAEALAITQGMKQTIQGEIRALKDVFDKEIENAEELWRDTLSDARDIGSNLYESEILAALAWGGATEPEIVIDTVQDCEKSLVEATKIEQEYDKLLERINEAIKSQLKTDQELAKQIGSMYG, from the coding sequence ATGGGGCATGTAAATACTGATCAAGAGAGAGTGGAATTGGCAAAAAAAGAGTACAGCAAGTTAGAACTTAAGCAGGAGGTGAATATTTCAATATCCAATCGAGAAAAAAAGATAGGAAACGTATCCCAAACAATCAACAACAAAGCAGCCGGACAGCAAACCTATATCATCACAGAAAAATACACGCCGCCCACAGCTTCCCATATTGAGAGAAGCAAAGTAAAAGAGGTAACAGTTCTTTACAGAGGTTCCACTGCACCCACTCTGGCAAGTGGTCTTACGCCGTTTCATAAGGATAGTCTTGATGTGTGGACGGATTGGGGCGTAAATGATATTCCAACCGCAATCCAAATCACAAATGGCGGAGGATCCACAGTAACACCCCAACTAAAAACCTCCGCAGAAACCTTAAAACAAACCATGAAACTCTACCCAAACGCCCAAATCTACGTATACGGTCATTCTCTAGGCTCCATGAACGCCCAGTACGCTATCGCAGACTTAGATAAAAAAGACATCAAACGCATCAGCGGGGGTTTCTTCTACCAAGGCCCGAATATCTACTCCAACCTAACGCCAAAACAACAAGATACCGTAAAAGCAATAAACGCTTTAGATAGATTATTTAATTTTATTGATAGGAAGGATTATGTGCCAATTGGTTATGGTATCGGAGACCCGACAATTGGCCATTTAATAGAGGTTGAGTCGAAAAAAGCTGGTATGGTTGAGCAACATATGTGGGGTGGTTATCAGTTTGACAAAGAAGGAAACATCCTAACAAATAAAGAAGGCAGCCTTCAATTAGCTAAATACGTAACAGCGCAACAATTAGCAGCTATCAACATCATGCGAACCAGTTTTACAAAAAGCGGTGGTGGCCTATCCTCATCCGAAGAAATATTCTTGGATGCAGCGGAAGCACTAGCAATTACGCAAGGGATGAAACAAACGATTCAAGGCGAAATTAGAGCTTTAAAAGATGTTTTTGATAAAGAAATCGAGAATGCTGAAGAGTTGTGGCGCGATACGCTTTCAGATGCAAGGGATATCGGCTCCAATCTATATGAGTCAGAAATACTCGCCGCACTTGCTTGGGGCGGGGCGACTGAGCCGGAAATTGTGATAGACACAGTGCAAGACTGCGAAAAATCCTTAGTCGAAGCAACCAAAATAGAACAAGAGTATGATAAATTGCTAGAACGAATCAACGAAGCAATAAAAAGCCAGCTAAAAACCGACCAAGAATTAGCCAAACAAATAGGGAGCATGTATGGATAA
- a CDS encoding DUF1310 family protein produces the protein MKKRWIIALAIIVITIFGLGVKFYMDEEKLNKEMMNVVYSDEAKQVFEKRLTNLDPNAFTEKGIIHSYKIEEGSVEHNPMGGIEVGLIINNDSELNVSYTLSKNNGELSGGASVVSEKLSKLLGRWEE, from the coding sequence TTGAAAAAAAGATGGATAATAGCACTAGCAATTATAGTAATAACCATTTTTGGTTTAGGGGTGAAATTCTATATGGATGAGGAGAAATTAAACAAAGAAATGATGAATGTAGTTTATAGTGATGAAGCAAAACAAGTATTCGAAAAAAGGCTGACAAATTTAGATCCAAATGCTTTTACAGAAAAAGGTATAATTCATTCTTATAAAATTGAAGAAGGAAGCGTAGAGCACAACCCAATGGGAGGTATAGAAGTCGGATTAATAATTAATAATGATTCAGAACTAAATGTATCATATACCTTGAGCAAGAACAATGGAGAGTTAAGTGGTGGTGCTTCAGTTGTATCTGAAAAGCTTTCTAAACTATTAGGTCGTTGGGAGGAGTAG
- a CDS encoding DUF1310 domain-containing protein: MKKRWIIVLGITVITIFGLGVKFYMDEEKLNKEMMNVVYSDEAKQVFEKRLTNLDAKAFTKEGIIQSYEINKESIERNPMRGINVTLIINKDLEWYITYTLGKQNDKLDGGGASISKELTKKLELKGS; encoded by the coding sequence TTGAAAAAGAGATGGATAATAGTACTAGGAATTACAGTAATAACCATTTTTGGTTTAGGGGTGAAATTCTATATGGATGAAGAGAAATTAAATAAAGAAATGATGAATGTAGTTTATAGTGATGAAGCGAAACAAGTATTTGAAAAGAGGCTGACAAACTTGGATGCAAAAGCATTCACGAAAGAAGGTATAATTCAATCATATGAAATTAATAAAGAAAGTATAGAGAGAAATCCAATGAGAGGAATAAATGTTACTTTAATTATAAATAAGGATTTAGAGTGGTATATTACCTATACTTTAGGAAAACAGAACGACAAATTAGATGGTGGGGGTGCTAGCATCTCTAAGGAGCTTACAAAGAAATTGGAACTTAAGGGGAGTTAA
- a CDS encoding DUF1310 domain-containing protein, whose translation MKKRWIILFGIAIMIIFGLGIKFYMDEEKLNTEMMNVVCSNEAKEVFNDDIKLIDTKAFTKEGLIQSYEVDKESIEPNPMGGIIVALVINKDPALKLTYTLKKNNEDLKSGGASISKELTKQLGLLNGYK comes from the coding sequence GTGAAAAAGAGATGGATAATACTATTTGGAATTGCAATAATGATTATTTTTGGTCTAGGGATAAAATTTTATATGGATGAAGAGAAATTAAATACAGAAATGATGAATGTGGTTTGTAGCAATGAAGCAAAAGAAGTATTCAATGATGATATAAAACTTATTGATACGAAAGCATTTACAAAAGAAGGGCTAATTCAATCATATGAAGTTGACAAGGAAAGTATAGAGCCTAATCCAATGGGCGGAATAATAGTTGCATTAGTTATTAACAAGGATCCTGCTTTGAAATTAACATACACGTTGAAGAAAAATAATGAAGATTTAAAGAGTGGTGGAGCAAGCATATCTAAGGAGCTTACAAAACAATTGGGGCTTTTGAACGGATATAAATGA
- a CDS encoding DUF1310 family protein, with protein sequence MKKRWFIAMVVVVMIVAGLGVKFYMDEEKLNKEMINVVYSDEAKRVFENGLKNLDAKALTGKGVINTYEIDKKSIKQNPMGGINVTLHVNGDSELYVFFTLNKADDKKLIDDGGGNSAKLGKLLDN encoded by the coding sequence GTGAAAAAGAGGTGGTTTATAGCAATGGTAGTTGTAGTAATGATTGTTGCGGGATTAGGCGTGAAATTTTATATGGATGAAGAGAAATTAAATAAAGAAATGATAAATGTAGTATATAGTGATGAAGCGAAAAGAGTTTTTGAAAATGGGTTGAAAAATTTGGATGCTAAAGCATTGACTGGGAAGGGTGTAATTAACACATATGAAATTGATAAGAAAAGTATCAAACAAAACCCTATGGGAGGAATCAATGTTACTTTGCACGTTAATGGAGATTCTGAGTTATATGTTTTTTTTACATTGAATAAAGCTGATGACAAAAAACTAATTGATGATGGTGGCGGAAATTCTGCAAAATTAGGAAAATTATTAGACAACTAA
- the mnmG gene encoding tRNA uridine-5-carboxymethylaminomethyl(34) synthesis enzyme MnmG — MQTYDAGTFDVIVVGAGHAGVEAGLASGRMGAKTLMLTINLDMVAFMPCNPSVGGPAKGVVVREIDALGGEMGRNTDKTYIQMRMLNTGKGPAVRALRAQADKWDYQHEMKHTIEKEENITLRQGLVDRLVIEDGVCKGVITNSGAIYYAKTVVITTGTFSRGEIIVGELRYSSGPNNQQPSVKLSEHLEELGFELRRFKTGTPPRVKSSTIDYSKTEEQPGDDHPRAFSFDTVEMLLDQLPCWLTYTNETTHEIIQANLHRSPMFTATKKGTGARYCPSIEDKIVRFSDKPRHQIFLEPEGKNTEEVYVQGLSTSLPEEVQREMLRTIPGLENVEMMRVGYAIEYDAVMPDQLWPSLETKLVEGLFTAGQINGTSGYEEAAGQGLMAGINAARKVFEKEPVILGRDQAYIGVLIDDLVTKGTEEPYRLLTSRAEYRLLLRHDNADLRLTEIGHEIGLISDERYERFLAKQSAIEAEKERLQKTRIKPTAEVQAMLKEIGSGELKDGILAADLLRRPEITYDKIAQIVSRETFVTDEIAEQVEIQIKYEGYIQKSNLQVEKMKRMEDKKIPENIDYDAISGLATEALEKLKKIEPLSIAQASRISGVNPADISILLVYIEQGKIAKISK; from the coding sequence ATGCAAACCTATGATGCAGGAACTTTTGACGTCATCGTTGTTGGTGCAGGCCATGCGGGAGTAGAAGCTGGTCTTGCCAGTGGTCGAATGGGCGCAAAAACACTGATGTTAACGATAAATTTAGATATGGTCGCTTTTATGCCATGTAATCCTTCTGTTGGAGGTCCAGCAAAAGGCGTGGTTGTGCGCGAAATTGATGCTCTTGGTGGCGAAATGGGTCGCAACACGGATAAAACATACATCCAAATGCGGATGCTAAATACAGGTAAAGGCCCGGCTGTTCGCGCATTACGTGCTCAAGCAGACAAATGGGATTACCAACACGAAATGAAACACACAATTGAAAAAGAAGAAAATATCACTTTGCGCCAAGGTCTTGTTGACCGTTTAGTGATTGAAGATGGCGTGTGTAAAGGCGTTATTACAAACAGTGGCGCGATTTACTACGCGAAAACAGTCGTTATTACTACTGGAACTTTCTCACGTGGCGAAATTATTGTTGGTGAACTGCGCTATTCCAGCGGTCCAAACAACCAACAACCTTCTGTGAAACTCTCAGAGCACTTGGAAGAACTAGGTTTTGAACTGCGTCGCTTTAAAACAGGAACACCACCGCGCGTAAAATCAAGTACGATTGACTATTCAAAAACAGAAGAACAACCGGGTGACGATCATCCGCGGGCATTTAGCTTTGATACGGTGGAAATGTTGCTTGACCAACTACCGTGTTGGTTAACTTATACCAACGAAACAACCCACGAAATAATCCAAGCGAACTTACACCGTTCACCAATGTTTACAGCAACGAAAAAAGGCACTGGCGCAAGATATTGCCCATCCATTGAAGATAAAATTGTTCGTTTCAGCGACAAACCAAGACACCAAATCTTCCTTGAACCAGAAGGCAAAAATACCGAGGAAGTATATGTCCAAGGCCTTTCCACCAGTTTGCCAGAAGAAGTGCAACGCGAAATGCTAAGAACTATTCCGGGACTTGAAAATGTAGAAATGATGCGTGTAGGCTACGCTATCGAATATGATGCAGTAATGCCAGACCAACTGTGGCCATCACTTGAAACTAAATTAGTCGAAGGTCTTTTCACAGCCGGCCAAATTAATGGTACAAGTGGCTATGAAGAAGCAGCCGGCCAAGGCTTAATGGCAGGAATCAATGCTGCTCGTAAAGTCTTTGAAAAAGAACCAGTTATCCTTGGTCGCGACCAAGCTTATATCGGCGTTTTAATTGACGATTTAGTAACAAAAGGAACCGAAGAACCATATCGTTTACTTACATCTCGTGCCGAATACCGTTTGCTATTACGCCATGATAATGCAGATTTACGTTTAACAGAAATCGGTCATGAAATCGGCTTAATTAGCGACGAACGTTATGAACGCTTTTTAGCAAAACAAAGTGCCATCGAAGCAGAAAAAGAAAGACTACAAAAAACACGCATTAAACCAACTGCTGAAGTCCAAGCAATGCTAAAAGAAATCGGCTCAGGCGAGCTAAAAGACGGAATTCTAGCAGCAGATTTACTTCGCCGACCCGAAATAACTTACGACAAGATCGCCCAAATTGTTTCACGTGAAACATTTGTGACCGACGAAATCGCTGAACAAGTAGAAATTCAAATTAAATACGAAGGCTACATCCAAAAATCCAACCTTCAAGTAGAAAAAATGAAACGCATGGAAGACAAGAAAATCCCAGAAAACATCGATTATGATGCAATCAGCGGCCTAGCAACAGAAGCCCTAGAAAAATTAAAGAAAATCGAACCCCTTTCCATCGCCCAAGCGAGCCGTATCAGCGGAGTAAACCCAGCCGATATATCTATTTTGTTAGTTTATATTGAGCAAGGAAAGATAGCGAAAATAAGTAAATAA
- the mnmE gene encoding tRNA uridine-5-carboxymethylaminomethyl(34) synthesis GTPase MnmE: protein MEFDTIAAISTPPGEGAIAIIRLSGPEAIQIADRIFYAKNSLSEAESHTIHYGHIKEDGEVIEEVMVTVMRAPRTFTREDVVEINAHGGIVSVNRVLQLLLRNGANLAEPGEFTKRAFLNGRIDLSQAEAVMDLIRAKTDRAMGVAIRQMDGNLSRLIRNLRQEILDALAQVEVNIDYPEYDDVEEMTQRMLLEKTELVRASVEQLLQTASQGKILREGLATAIIGRPNVGKSSLLNQLIQEEKAIVTDIAGTTRDIIEEYVNVRGVPLRLIDTAGIRETEDIVEKIGVERSRKALADADFILLVLNQNEELTVEDEALFEAAAGHNYVVVLNKTDLETKLDINRVRELAGENPIVSTSLVNDEGLEALEEAIKTLFFAGDIDAGDATYVSNVRHIALLHQALEALNGVTTGIQLGMPVDIVQIDMTRAWDLLGEITGDSVQDELLDQLFNQFCLGK, encoded by the coding sequence ATGGAATTTGATACTATTGCTGCAATCTCAACACCGCCGGGAGAAGGGGCCATTGCTATTATTAGATTAAGCGGTCCAGAGGCGATTCAGATAGCGGATCGTATTTTTTATGCCAAAAATAGCTTAAGTGAAGCAGAAAGTCACACCATTCACTATGGTCATATAAAAGAAGACGGCGAAGTAATTGAGGAAGTAATGGTCACAGTTATGCGTGCACCTCGTACTTTTACACGGGAAGATGTGGTAGAAATCAACGCGCACGGCGGAATTGTTTCCGTGAACCGCGTGTTGCAACTGTTACTTCGAAATGGGGCTAATTTAGCTGAACCAGGTGAATTCACAAAGCGCGCATTTTTAAATGGAAGAATTGATTTGTCGCAAGCGGAGGCTGTGATGGATTTAATTCGCGCCAAGACAGACCGGGCGATGGGCGTGGCAATTAGACAAATGGACGGAAATCTTTCACGGTTGATTCGCAATTTACGTCAAGAAATTTTGGATGCACTAGCGCAAGTCGAAGTAAATATCGACTATCCGGAGTATGATGATGTGGAGGAAATGACCCAGCGAATGCTACTCGAGAAAACCGAGCTAGTTCGCGCTTCCGTCGAGCAACTTTTACAAACAGCAAGCCAAGGGAAAATTCTTCGTGAAGGCCTAGCAACGGCTATTATCGGTCGACCAAATGTTGGGAAATCATCTTTGCTTAACCAATTAATTCAAGAAGAAAAAGCGATTGTCACAGATATTGCTGGGACGACGCGAGATATTATAGAAGAATACGTCAATGTTCGCGGTGTTCCGCTGCGTTTAATTGATACGGCCGGAATTCGTGAGACAGAAGATATTGTGGAAAAAATTGGTGTAGAACGTTCAAGAAAAGCCTTGGCGGATGCCGATTTTATCCTGCTAGTATTAAATCAAAACGAAGAGCTGACAGTGGAAGATGAAGCGTTATTTGAAGCAGCCGCGGGTCATAATTATGTGGTCGTTTTAAATAAAACAGATTTGGAAACAAAGCTTGATATAAATAGAGTGCGTGAACTTGCGGGAGAAAACCCGATTGTTTCCACTTCTCTAGTAAACGATGAAGGTTTAGAGGCTTTAGAAGAAGCAATTAAAACACTATTTTTTGCGGGTGACATTGATGCGGGTGATGCAACATATGTATCGAACGTTCGACACATTGCGCTCCTTCACCAAGCACTTGAAGCTTTAAATGGCGTTACAACAGGGATTCAGCTCGGTATGCCAGTGGATATTGTCCAGATTGATATGACTCGTGCATGGGATTTACTAGGTGAAATTACTGGTGATTCTGTCCAGGATGAATTACTCGATCAGTTGTTCAATCAATTTTGCCTTGGAAAATGA